In Ipomoea triloba cultivar NCNSP0323 chromosome 15, ASM357664v1, one genomic interval encodes:
- the LOC116007491 gene encoding uncharacterized protein LOC116007491, which translates to MVVKMTKWSPWPPSSLPQATRKFHVKLTRFRLEGIENIFERKTHASCLALKVKWKGEPRKFGLHHLVSSKQRCREDLSRVKMLGEGQEGVTWDDDEFENTCCLAAVSGHGRRQFGPWRISFHVLLGKSEAKLVAIGKGSVNVSEVAARMVSDIEWEIPVILRAAGGFKEASLIVNFTIAEIRDSPVLARIVPDSIESINRTNEKQMELNEPGTSLATRSNSSWAELDQDKKAAGWFSWKRHRMSVRPVQSKDEPLIKKTRSWNFGNIVDPVFPNSNQDKIGEYSEPSDEETIGAWESKELVSRDGETKLKSDVFFATFDQRSDKAAGESACTALVAVISHWLHSNADATPTRPEFDDLIVQGSSEWRNLCDDASYLNDFPNKHFDLETVLHAGVRRVAITRDSSFVGFFNPEKFASLSGAMSFDEIWQKIVANNDLPRVYIISWNDHFFVLKIDRDAYYIIDTLGERLFEGCEKAFVLRFDDSSLMVRKENGDDEDDDEKIICSGKECCREFIVRFLAAIPLEELEEEEKKEAVSYFSLHQRLQIEFNLTCMLSSPFSSLSSSPFSSSAVSTPSRL; encoded by the exons ATGGTGGTGAAGATGACTAAATGGTCGCCGTGGCCGCCCTCGTCGCTGCCGCAGGCCACCAGGAAGTTTCATGTGAAGTTGACGCGGTTCAGACTTGAAggtattgaaaatatttttgaacGGAAGACGCATGCGAGCTGTTTAGCCCTCAAGGTTAAGTGGAAAGGCGAACCGCGTAAGTTTGGGCTCCATCACCTCGTGTCGTCGAAACAACGTTGTCGCGAAGATTTGTCTCGAGTGAAAATGTTGGGGGAAGGGCAAGAGGGCGTGACATGGGACGATGATGAGTTCGAGAACACGTGTTGCTTGGCGGCGGTTTCCGGCCATGGCCGCCGTCAATTCGGACCTTGGCGCATCTCCTTCCACGTTTTACTG GGAAAGTCGGAGGCCAAATTGGTGGCGATCGGAAAAGGTTCGGTCAATGTGTCGGAAGTGGCGGCGAGAATGGTGTCTGATATTGAATGGGAAATCCCCGTGATTTTACGCGCCGCCGGAGGTTTCAAAGAAGCCTCCCTTATT GTCAATTTTACCATTGCAGAGATAAGAGATTCTCCAGTCTTAGCAAGAATTGTGCCCGACTCGATAGAGTCGATAAATCGGACGAATGAAAAACAAATGGAGTTGAATGAACCAGGGACGAGTTTGGCGACACGGTCCAACTCGTCATGGGCTGAGCTTGACCAGGACAAGAAGGCCGCGGGGTGGTTCTCGTGGAAACGACATCGTATGAGTGTACGACCGGTTCAAAGTAAAGATGAGCCGTTGATTAAGAAGACTCGTAGTTGGAACTTTGGAAACATTGTTGACCCAGTCTTTCCGAATTCAAATCAG GATAAAATAGGAGAATATTCTGAGCCATCCGATGAAGAAACCATCGGCGCATGGGAATCGAAGGAGCTGGTCAGCCGAGACGGCGAAACGAAGCTGAAATCCGACGTGTTCTTCGCCACCTTCGACCAGCGCTCCGACAAGGCAGCCGGAGAGAGCGCCTGCACGGCGCTCGTGGCCGTCATCTCCCACTGGCTCCACTCCAACGCCGACGCCACTCCGACGAGGCCGGAATTCGACGACCTCATCGTACAAGGCTCCTCGGAGTGGCGAAACCTCTGCGACGACGCTTCCTACCTCAACGATTTCCCCAACAAACACTTCGACCTCGAAACCGTCCTCCACGCCGGCGTCCGCCGCGTCGCCATCACGCGCGACAGCTCCTTCGTCGGCTTCTTCAATCCCGAGAAATTCGCGTCGCTGTCGGGCGCGATGTCATTCGACGAAATATGGCAAAAAATCGTCGCCAATAACGATCTCCCCAGAGTTTACATTATCAGCTGGAACGATCACTTCTTCGTCCTGAAAATCGACCGCGACGCTTACTACATCATCGACACGTTGGGGGAGAGGCTCTTCGAGGGGTGCGAAAAGGCGTTCGTATTGAGATTCGACGATTCGTCGCTAATGGTCCGGAAAGAAAACGGCGACGACGAAGACGACGACGAAAAGATAATATGTAGCGGGAAGGAATGTTGCAGAGAGTTCATTGTGAGGTTCCTAGCGGCCATACCTCTGGAAGAGCTTGAAGAAGAGGAGAAGAAGGAAGCAGTTTCGTATTTCTCTCTGCATCAGAGGCTGCAGATAGAGTTTAATCTCACCTGCATGTTATCGTCGCCATTTTCGTCACTAAGTTCGTCGCCTTTTTCTTCATCGGCTGTTTCTACGCCCTCTCGCTTGTAG